One window from the genome of Acinetobacter sp. LoGeW2-3 encodes:
- a CDS encoding Nif3-like dinuclear metal center hexameric protein, which translates to MAKLQDIIPWCDQTLAAHEFKDYAPNGLQIEGRSEVNKILCAVTASQGAIEAAIAQGADLLLVHHGYFWKGEPYPITGMRGKRIKTLIQNDISLVGYHLPLDSHPTLGNNAAIAGLLELENIEQLDPNERRPIGNIGYLKQAMTPDQFKAYVSEKLGFDAIHLPADKTEIRKVGFCTGGAQDYIQKAAAQNCDAYISGEVSERTFYEAQELDVHYYACGHHATEKYGVQRLAKAISQQFNIEYSYFELNNPI; encoded by the coding sequence ATGGCCAAATTGCAGGACATTATTCCATGGTGTGACCAGACCCTAGCTGCGCATGAATTCAAAGACTATGCACCAAATGGCTTACAGATTGAAGGCCGCTCTGAAGTCAATAAAATTCTGTGTGCTGTGACTGCTTCTCAAGGGGCCATTGAAGCCGCAATTGCCCAAGGTGCGGATCTTTTACTGGTGCATCATGGCTATTTCTGGAAAGGCGAACCCTACCCAATTACCGGGATGCGTGGTAAACGGATTAAGACTTTGATTCAGAATGATATCTCACTGGTCGGCTATCATCTGCCTTTAGATAGTCATCCAACTCTGGGAAATAATGCTGCGATTGCTGGCTTATTAGAACTTGAGAATATTGAACAGCTAGATCCAAATGAACGACGTCCAATTGGCAATATTGGTTATTTAAAGCAAGCCATGACACCAGATCAATTTAAGGCCTACGTTTCAGAAAAGCTGGGCTTTGATGCGATTCATCTGCCAGCCGATAAAACTGAAATTCGTAAAGTCGGATTCTGTACGGGCGGTGCACAGGATTATATTCAAAAAGCTGCGGCACAGAACTGTGATGCTTATATTTCGGGTGAAGTCTCAGAACGTACCTTCTACGAAGCTCAGGAACTGGATGTGCATTATTATGCCTGTGGTCATCATGCGACTGAAAAATATGGTGTTCAACGCCTTGCAAAAGCTATTTCACAGCAGTTCAATATTGAGTATAGTTATTTCGAATTAAACAATCCGATTTAA
- the rutD gene encoding pyrimidine utilization protein D: MSLFIHPAAQVDVPYVVLSSGLGGHASFWNPQIQALQQYFHVVTYDQEGCHSNSELLPTPYSIDHMARQVLDLLITKDIREFHFIGHALGGHIGMQLAIYQAERKFKLLSLTMLNAWGELDAHTQKCFEARTSLLVNSGAEAYVRAQALFLYPPQWISTHIDQLTEAENKQLLDFPPIQNVLARLQAVQAFKLETEYQQALKDVSVHLIANQDDFLVPYQRSQQLQQCLPHSHLSLLATGAHASTVTVTDQVNQLILSFLISP; this comes from the coding sequence ATGTCTTTATTTATTCATCCTGCAGCACAGGTAGATGTACCTTATGTGGTGCTTTCTTCCGGATTAGGTGGTCACGCCAGTTTTTGGAATCCGCAAATCCAAGCCTTGCAGCAATATTTTCATGTAGTCACTTATGATCAGGAAGGCTGTCATTCGAACTCTGAACTCTTGCCCACGCCTTATTCCATAGATCATATGGCCCGGCAGGTTCTGGATTTATTAATTACTAAAGATATCCGAGAATTTCATTTTATCGGGCATGCGCTGGGCGGACATATCGGCATGCAACTGGCGATCTATCAGGCTGAAAGAAAGTTTAAGCTGCTCAGTCTGACCATGTTAAATGCTTGGGGAGAGCTGGATGCCCATACGCAGAAATGTTTCGAGGCACGGACTTCGTTATTGGTGAATAGCGGGGCAGAGGCATATGTGAGAGCACAGGCTTTGTTTCTTTATCCGCCGCAGTGGATCTCAACCCATATTGATCAGTTAACTGAAGCAGAGAACAAGCAGCTCTTAGATTTCCCACCGATTCAAAATGTCTTGGCACGCTTACAAGCTGTACAGGCCTTTAAACTGGAAACAGAATATCAACAGGCACTCAAAGATGTTTCTGTACATCTGATTGCCAATCAGGATGATTTCCTGGTGCCTTATCAGCGTTCACAACAGTTACAGCAATGCTTGCCTCATAGTCACCTCAGTTTGCTTGCTACAGGTGCACATGCATCTACTGTGACTGTGACAGATCAGGTGAATCAACTAATCCTTTCATTCCTGATCTCCCCTTAG
- a CDS encoding trypsin-like peptidase domain-containing protein — protein MRRTFTWLPWVLLILVIIVFLGWQQLQKPKAPVAPDGVKMPAEKVEPLLDTSRAGGVVSYSAAVKVAAPAVVNIFTTQKVKKQDNPLLNDPVFREFFGDQLPEQFSQGPNENSLGSGVIVRADGYILTNNHVIAQADQIIVALNDGRRAEAKVIGTDPDTDLAVIKIELDKLPVLPFKLSGNEVGDVVLAIGNPFGVGQTVTQGIISATGRSDLGINTYEDFVQTDAAINPGNSGGALIDVSGNLIGVNTAIFSQSGGSLGIGFAIPAKVCQQIMNAILKDGRVVRGWLGISLLPPQRNDVMKPSEQGVTVAEVLPNGPSAKAGIQRGDKIIKVNDEQITSASHLINYVALQAPGSKIMIEVERAGKKLDLNVVVGERQQQQQNASSQYIPLPE, from the coding sequence GTGCGTCGGACCTTTACATGGTTACCTTGGGTGTTGCTGATCTTAGTGATCATCGTCTTTCTAGGTTGGCAACAGTTGCAAAAACCAAAAGCACCTGTCGCGCCAGATGGCGTCAAAATGCCTGCTGAAAAAGTTGAACCATTATTGGATACTTCACGTGCTGGCGGAGTGGTTTCTTACAGTGCTGCGGTTAAAGTCGCTGCACCGGCTGTAGTGAATATCTTTACCACACAGAAAGTGAAGAAGCAGGATAATCCTTTACTCAACGATCCAGTCTTCCGTGAATTCTTTGGTGATCAATTACCAGAACAGTTTTCTCAAGGCCCAAATGAAAATAGCCTGGGTTCAGGGGTAATTGTACGTGCAGATGGTTATATTCTGACGAATAATCATGTGATTGCACAGGCTGACCAGATCATTGTGGCGTTGAATGATGGCCGTCGTGCTGAGGCAAAAGTGATTGGGACTGACCCAGATACCGACCTGGCGGTGATCAAGATTGAGCTGGATAAACTTCCAGTATTGCCATTTAAACTGAGTGGCAATGAAGTGGGTGATGTAGTCCTTGCAATTGGTAATCCGTTTGGTGTTGGTCAAACTGTGACTCAGGGTATTATCTCTGCGACAGGTCGTTCTGATCTCGGCATCAATACCTATGAAGACTTTGTACAAACGGATGCAGCAATTAACCCAGGTAACTCGGGTGGTGCATTGATTGACGTTTCAGGGAATCTGATTGGGGTGAATACTGCAATTTTCTCTCAGTCTGGTGGTTCATTAGGCATCGGTTTTGCGATTCCAGCTAAAGTCTGTCAGCAGATCATGAATGCCATTCTTAAAGATGGTCGTGTTGTCCGTGGCTGGTTGGGTATCAGCTTATTGCCACCACAACGTAATGACGTGATGAAACCATCGGAACAGGGTGTAACTGTGGCAGAGGTATTGCCAAATGGTCCTTCAGCCAAAGCGGGTATTCAGCGTGGTGACAAGATCATCAAGGTGAATGATGAACAGATTACTTCTGCATCACATCTGATCAACTATGTAGCGTTACAGGCTCCAGGTAGCAAGATTATGATTGAGGTAGAACGTGCAGGCAAAAAACTGGATCTGAATGTGGTGGTGGGCGAGCGTCAACAACAGCAGCAAAATGCATCATCACAATATATTCCTTTACCAGAATAA